One genomic window of Quercus robur chromosome 6, dhQueRobu3.1, whole genome shotgun sequence includes the following:
- the LOC126689790 gene encoding protein PELPK1-like: protein MASCKHVFILALIVTLSLSSINMSFAARQLLQTPAAPPPALTLPTVPSLPTLPPLPSVPTLPQATSPPLPSTPLPTLPTQPTLPRTTLPPLPSTQIPSLPNPTLPTVPKVIVPPLPATPLPTICHNNPINSYHSKHDPNYSFLLPAPIKLI from the coding sequence ATGGCTAGTTGCAAGCATGTTTTCATTTTGGCTTTAATTGTAACACTGTCTTTGTCAAGCATAAATATGAGCTTCGCAGCTCGTCAACTATTGCAAACGCCTGCAGCTCCACCCCCAGCGTTGACGCTGCCTACAGTTCCATCTCTGCCAACATTGCCTCCATTGCCCTCAGTGCCAACACTGCCTCAAGCTACATCGCCACCACTGCCTAGCACTCCATTGCCAACTTTGCCAACTCAACCAACTCTGCCAAGGACCACATTGCCACCATTGCCAAGCACCCAAATCCCCTCCTTACCAAATCCAACTCTGCCAACAGTTCCCAAGGTGATTGTTCCTCCTCTGCCAGCCACTCCGTTGCCCACCATTTGCCACAACAATCCCATCAATTCCTACCATTCCAAACACGATCCCAACTATTCCTTTCTTCTCCCCGCCCCCATCAAACTGATCTAG
- the LOC126732465 gene encoding uncharacterized protein LOC126732465, whose protein sequence is MFTCYCKKLDDDVSHRLIKYLDKLEGGSLAVMQKAESLILQSKAAIIDAAKNELSSGFRPIGLVLGGVVGIYSYLSSRRLETTVADLHGLVTQLSNSVIDEHSSLGEEIAKLTVEVSKLSTLISKEPPNPEVERKMDAVLAATEKLVSEYVKKSKQKKKYGGLQKTMRGFVTWLFDVDD, encoded by the exons AT GTTTACTTgttattgtaaaaaattagaCGATGATGTATCTCATCGTCTAATTAAATATTTGGACAAACTCGAAGGTGGAAGCCTTGCAGTGATGCAGAAGGCTGAAAGTCTTATTTTGCAAAGCAAGGCTGCCATTATTGATGCTGCGAAAAACGAGTTATCCAGCGGATTCAGGCCAATCGGGCTTGTTTTGGGAGGTGTGGTCGGGATTTATTCTTACCTGAGTAGTCGACGATTGGAAACAACGGTGGCTGATCTGCATGGGCTTGTGACACAGTTGTCGAACAGTGTGATTGATGAGCACTCTTCTCTTGGAGAAGAAATAGCAAAGCTTACCGTGGAAGTTTCGAAGCTTTCTACGCTCATCTCCAAGGAGCCACCTAATCCAGAAGTGGAGAGGAAAATGGATGCAGTTTTGGCAGCGACTGAGAAACTAGTTTCCGAGTATGTGAAGAAAAGTAAGCAGAAGAAGAAATATGGTGGCTTGCAGAAGACCATGCGTGGTTTTGTCACCTGGTTATTTGATGTTGATGACTAG